The genomic stretch CCGTCTCCTTATTCTCAATCCATGCTTCGTCAGTAACTCTTCGTACTCCTCTGGAGCCAGCTGTTTTCGGGCTTCCACTTTCTCGGACTTGATGGGGAACAGTTCATACGTCCTTTTCAAGTATTTCAGGGACTTCAGCATCCACCGGCCGTAGAATTGCCTCGATTCGGTGGGTTGTCCTCCTCTGAAAAAGGATGTATTAAAGGCAAACACGCCATCGGGTCTCAGGACTTTCTTGACTTCCTTCATCAGCTTGTTCTTGTCCTTGATGTAATGAATGGCATTACAGAATATGATGGTGTCGGCAGATCCCTTGACCGCCTCGGAGAACCGCTCCGCTCCAATCTGGACAAACTCCAGGCTGGCATTCTTGAAACCTCGCAGATCTTTCATGGCCTGCCGCAGGGCGGAGGCTGACTGGTCGACTCCGACCACAACAGATGTTCCTGTATTCTTGAGTTTGTTCAGCACCAGCTTGATGATTGCCCCCGTTCCGCAGGCAAGGTCGATGATTCTCTGTCTTGACCCTATGTCGATCATTTCAATCAAACGGGCATTCAGTTTTTCGTAGAAATTTTCCTGGGCGAAATCTGCGAAAGAGAAATCCTTTGAGGTCATGTTCCGTTTA from Candidatus Neomarinimicrobiota bacterium encodes the following:
- a CDS encoding class I SAM-dependent methyltransferase — translated: MTSKDFSFADFAQENFYEKLNARLIEMIDIGSRQRIIDLACGTGAIIKLVLNKLKNTGTSVVVGVDQSASALRQAMKDLRGFKNASLEFVQIGAERFSEAVKGSADTIIFCNAIHYIKDKNKLMKEVKKVLRPDGVFAFNTSFFRGGQPTESRQFYGRWMLKSLKYLKRTYELFPIKSEKVEARKQLAPEEYEELLTKHGLRIRRREIHTVHMPLNGWLSISKFKDFIDGVMPGVPLDKGSDSLQKGAIETFKELGIESVPRNWLYVIAWRT